In Amycolatopsis endophytica, the following are encoded in one genomic region:
- a CDS encoding DUF3224 domain-containing protein — MTNTFTMRSWDETVVSGPADGPRYAHAHCTFTYSGLIEGESVCEYLLYYPGEGFTGSGQTAPGFERIEGSVDGRKGSFVIRHDVSYGADGVHGTFTVVEGSGTGELAGLRGTGTIGGASETMNYTFDHQL; from the coding sequence ATGACGAACACTTTCACCATGCGCAGCTGGGACGAGACGGTTGTCAGCGGCCCTGCGGATGGCCCGCGTTACGCTCACGCGCACTGCACGTTCACGTACTCGGGCCTGATCGAGGGCGAGTCGGTGTGCGAGTACCTGCTGTACTACCCGGGCGAGGGTTTCACCGGCAGCGGGCAGACCGCGCCGGGATTCGAGCGGATCGAGGGCAGTGTGGACGGGCGGAAGGGCAGCTTCGTGATCCGGCACGACGTGTCCTACGGCGCGGACGGGGTCCACGGCACGTTCACCGTCGTCGAGGGCTCGGGCACCGGTGAGCTGGCGGGCCTGCGCGGCACCGGCACGATCGGAGGAGCGAGCGAGACGATGAACTACACCTTCGACCACCAACTGTGA